The region TGATAACTATATGACTGGAGATACTTCTGCTTCTTCCATGCGTGAGGAAGATACAGTGCCATCCAGCACTCTGTGGATAACTATTTCTCGTAGCAGCTTACCGTTCCTCACAGACGAGGAGCTAATGGGCATTTGCAACCTGGCCATTGGGAACACTGGCTCCATTGTGAGGCTGACACAAGCAAACATGCAGATGGGATGTGGTTGGTTGGTTGAGTGCAGTAATGTTGATGGTGCAGTTTCTGTTCTAAGGAATCTTCGTGGTTGTCCAGGATTGTTCTTCCAGATAGAATTCAGGTTTGCAAGATTAATTGTTTTCTTACACACAAATACAAACATATACATATATTAGATGATTTACGTTTGCCATTCATGTTTTGTACTTTTTCATTTGAAAGCATATATCCCTATAACTCCAGTGTTTTGTTACTCTCACCTAATTCCTAATGGAAGGCACCTAAAGCAGATGCATGTTAACATATGGTCCTCTTGTTCTTAAATGTTCATGAAATGTTTAGTTTCTGACATGTTCACTAGATGCCACAAAATACACACACTGAAAGTAGCAAATTGATGATTTAAAATTGTTTAATAGTAAGTCCTTTGGACAACTACTAGTTTTTACTAATTTATATCTTTTGTTTCCCATCTTTGTACAGCAAACCAGGAAATCAAAATGCTGTACCATTTTCAATTAAACCAGAAAACAACGGCATGGAGCTTGTATCCCCCAGAATAAATACTGAGAATCATAATAGTGGAGTACATGGTGCACCTCTGTCTCAGTCAAACTGGCACTTTCCTGATTCCAGGGAGATGTCAGAAGTTGGAGCAAGGAATGATAATGTATCACTGGATCCACATCGAGGAGGTAATATTCTATTGATTCAGGCAATAAAATCTGTCCatgctttctttttttctttttcgtgCTTGTCaatacattttttattattattttttgttgttgaatcATAGATTGAATACTTAAGTATGATACAGACACTTTTCTGGTGAGAAATCATATCTATTTCTGAACTTGAGTCCATTCTGCATCAGGTAATGCTCCACATTTATTCCCTGGAACACAAGGACCTTCCATTCTGCCACCTCAGCAAATTCAGTCATCTCCTTTCATTCGCCCTGTTTATGTTCCTCCAAATGGTCCGTGGGATCCACGGGGAACAAATAATCATTTACCTGTCAACCAATTTAACACAGGAGTAATGCCAAATAATTTTCATGGTGGTGGTGTGGCGAGTCCTTTTATACCTGTGTCTGTGACTCCACTTGCTCAGATACAAGGAGCTCCAATCCAGCCCTATAACCAGCAGGTTCCTCCACCAATTGTACCCCCACCTATACCATCTTTGCCACCTCCTCAGCCTGAAATGCCACATCCATTTCCTCCTTCTCCACCACCTCTACCCCTGACACAGCCACCCTTGgttcctccacctccaccacctggttctcctccacctcctcctccaccactgCCTGTCCAAGAAGTAGTCAGTATGGAATGTTCAGGGCAGTCTCTGCAGTATCAGTGGCAGGGCAATCTCTGTAAAAGTGGGGTTAACTACTGCACAATTTATGCATGCAGAGCAGATTCAGATATTTGCAGATATTCAAATACCATACCTGAGCCTGCTGAGTAAGACGTCATCTTTTGCTTCCTTACTACTCAGTATATTATTTTCTTGGAATAAATGCCGGTTTAAAATTCTTTTTGTTGGTGCAGATGGCCTACAAAATTAGACATGACTAAACGCACCGATTTTCGACATGTGAAATCAACATTAGCTGCTACACCATCTCATAGAGTGAGTTTTCAAATATCCTTTTGCTGCTCCCCCAAGCCATCTTACGCTCACTATTCATGAAATGTGTGTCTAACTTGTTAATTGATGCTCTATCTTAGGCTATTACATTAGATAAGCATTCTTTCCTAGGTTTATGTGGCTCAGGGTACCATAGCATGCACAAACATAGCCAGCATGCTTTGTCCCCCATGTAATTTGTAATTTACTTGTTTCTCTCTCCCTTGTTGCATGCTTGGCTGCACGTCTACAATCTGTTTGTATCTCGTTTTAATTTGTGTAACATTGGAACTATTTTATGTAATCTTGCTTTAATGTAGGTTGAGTTGCACTACTATAAATGCTCTCAGGCAGAATCATATGTGCTAACCATGAAATGGATAAAATTAATAATGCCTTTTAATCGGCTATACTTATGATTATTACATTAATTTAttgttcttttttcctttctaccCCACACCATTCTAAAAGCCTCCATTATGAATAacttcatttctttttctttttggtttccTAGTAGAAATGACTGATAGATTGCTAGTCTTTCTTTTTTACTTCTCTAGCCATGCAATGTAGCTTTATTGTTCTTCCATTCTCCTTAATCTGACTTTATTACTTCTGATGCAGAGGGAAGTGTGCCATTTGATCCCATCTTCCACTAGTGACCACAAAAGGGTATGTTATCTTATCATAATCAGTTCCTGATATATATAGTATTGCATCTTTTACTTTAGAGGAGCCTTTTTTTAGTTGAACTTCCTTTCATCATCATTAATCACTCAGATGCTACTATTATGAACATTTGTGCATGCATATGAGAGCTGGAATTTGTGTTTTGTCCTGCAACACAGCCCCATTCCTCTAGTTGATCCATTATCTCTCATTCAGTTTCAGGATTTCGTATCATACTTAAAGCAGAAGGATTGTGCTGGAGTTATCAAAATCCCAGCTTCAAAATCCATATGGGCAAGGCTGCTATTCATACTTCCCCACTCACTTGAAACATGCTCTTTGCTTTCTATTGCTCCTGATCCATCTGATTGCCTCATTGCTTTGGTTCTTCCCAAGGAAACAAACTTTGATTGGATATGACTAGTGTCCTTTATCATAGAGCAAAAGCTGAAGTTCTATTTTTGTATGCACCAAGCTAATGGATGTAAATTTGATATGCTCTGATCTGGAGATATAGGCTCCCTTACGGGGAGCTGTAAAAATGTGACATTTTAGGTTTGTAAATACTGGGTTTTTTGTTGAAGATATAGATCCTATGATACGCATGCAAATTTTGTACCATTTTTGTAATCTgcacttttttcttctttggaagtTAGTTCTAGTAGTAGTTATTTTTCAACTTGTGTATAAATTGCAAGCAATTCTAAGACCTGCATTTAAAATTGGGTTCAGTTTTcttgaaaaaaaatgttttttaggaTGTTTTTTATAGGATCTAAATCTTAATTCCGGTTAGCTTAAAAGCAAATCGGAAAGTTAATTATGGTACCAAGACATTGATAAAACTCTAAAATAGTCAAAACATGTGAATTGTAACAGCTAATATATACTCCATctgttccctattataagtcacattttttgaaaaaaaattgttacaaaatataagtcactttctaatatataggaagcattaaataatttttccaaatttaccctcatatttaatatgaaagagatgatgaattttataagtattaacttggagagagaaaatcataggaaagtaaataagggtaatctagggaagtaaatcattttttttacaaatttattactagtaactacttttcttaatctaagagaattagttatttgtgacttatatatagaaacggagggagtaccatGTGATAGTTAAACCAAACATTCACTTTAATCACCCTTGGTAAAAAGTTAGGTGCTattccattttcttcttcattcttaaAAAACCTACAAAGTCAAGTCAATGGCTTTCTGTGTGCGAAACGGCACATGCTTAACACTTCTTACTTTTCAGACGCGGTCGAAAAGAGCAGAAAATagcacaaaacaaaaacaacagaGTGATCAACACTTGTTACTTTTCacacaaaacaaaacacaatctccaaccaaaccaaaccaaacataGCAAAACATCTTGTAAACTCCGATGATgaacaccaccaccacaaccacaaccacCAGGAAgtggaacaacaacaacacactgatgatgatgaaaatggATCCCAAAATTTGGAGCAAATTGCCACCTGAAATCTTGGAATACATCCTCTCATTTCTTCCCCTCAAAACCTTGTTGAATCTCAGATCAACCTGCAAAGGTTTCTGGTCTCTCGTATTCTCCCCTTCATTCACCTCCAAatactcttcttcttcttcacctttctcttcctttctcttacTCTCCCACCCTCAATTCCACCGCCACTACCCTCTCTACGACTGCACCCTCGGCACATGGCGCAAcatctccctctccctctccgaCTCTTCACCTTCCTCCTTCACCAACGTTGTCTCCTCCGGTGGCCTCTTCTGCTTATCCGATTCCATGTCCTGTTCCTTGCTCATCTTCAACCTTCTCGCCAAAACCTCTAGGAAGATTCAGTACCCCAGTTACTCTCTTCACCTCGAGCATCTCACGTTTGTCACAACCCCATCTGGGTACATCATATTTTCTCTGTTCTCTGCATCTGCAACAAACCGGGCATTCGTTTACGACTCAGAGGTGCGATCATGGCGACGGTTCAATGGTTTCGGACCGATTCTCGGCGATAAACTGCATCAACAAGGCGTTTTCTTCAACCGGGGTTTGTATTTTGCAACCCCAGAACCGTTTTCGATTGTGAGATTCGATTTGGAGAGTGGGGTTTGGGAGAGACCCGTTGGCGAGTTACCGGGTCAACTCACTTTTGCTCGGTTGGTGAGTGATGGAGAAGGGAAATTGTATCTGATTGGTGGGGTTGGGAACAATGGGATTTCAAGGAGTATCAAGTTGTGGGAATTGGGTGAAGCAGGGGATTGGGTTGAAGTGCAGAGTTTGCCTGAGTTAATGTGTAGGAAATTTGTGTCTGTGTGTTATCATAAGTATGAGCATGTTTATTGCTTCTGGCATGAAGGGATGATCTGCATTTGCTGCTATACATGGCCTGAGATATTGTATTATTTGGTTTCTAGGAGGACTTGGCATTGGCTTCCTAGGTGCCCTTCTTTGCCTTTGAAATGTAGCTGTGGTTTCAAGTGGTTCTCTTTTGTTCCAAAGCTCTATGCTTCAGTTTGAACTGAAGTTTCTAATGCTTGTATTTTGTTCTTGTATTTCTGTTGTTGTTTGTATTCATGATGGGATTATGTTTATGAGCTAATCCACTTTCATTTGTTTTTGTACATTTGATTTTGTATTTGAGATCAATTTTGGAATTGAATCTTGTCCAAGGACTATCTGTCCAAATTTGGTTTTGGATTTGGAATTTATTGTAGAATGATCACTTATCATCTCTTTTTCTTGTGTGTAAAGTGTAAACATCTCCATACTCTTTGCTGCATGATGAAGTTGATAAATGATAATGGAGTGAATCAGCCATAAGGAACATACATTGTAAAGTCTATAGTTTATAACAATTTATCTAAACTTCTATGCTTTATAACTCAACTACATGGTTAATAAACAAATAATAGGAATCCATACTTGAACTTACAACGCTGATTTCTTTACAACACTGATTCATGTACACGTACTAAAATAATGGTGGACACCATACACAGattatttttgtagtttttattagTGCCGATAAAATTATGACTTGGAGCAAAAATGGAATTACAATTTGTACCTCCCTCTCGAGTAACCACCTAGTGATAACCCGGGCGAGAAGAGGAGCTGAACCTGCCGCATTTTCCAAACCACCATCCAAGGTCACCCGACCATAAGTTAGCTATCCAGTGGAAGCCCGGGGATTTGGAACTATAACTGTCCTGTCTGTCCATAATAAGTAGTCGCTCGTAACCATAAAGTAATTAAACCTATCACTACCACACTTAATATGTGATAAACCACAAAATGATGGCAAATCGTTCAGCAACCTAATAGGCGAAAGAAGAAAAAGTCGCCTTCACTCTAACATTATTTCAGGGCTTGTGCTTGGGAGTTTAACCATCGAGCTTGGAACCTCAGAAGTTTTGGAAAAACACAATCCATAATACATTATCTCAACTCCACCCAGAGAAAAAGAAACATGAAACATAAAATTGAGATGAAAAATACAAAGGGAGATAATGAACAAAAGTGGGTAAAATTAGATAGAATAAAAACAGAGTGTGAATGCATAATCTATAACATCAGTTGACTGAGTAAATTCTGGGAATTATTTTCCTTACTTAGTTGGAAAAGACAACTTTTAAAACCAATCAACTTGGCCTATTCTTTATAGTTGAGCTACAGCtcttctaagttctaagtgGAAAAGACATCTAGTCTAACATTTGAACTATTCAATCAAATGAGTAGAAAGCTATCCACGAGCTTTGACATTACTACAATTCTTCTTTTGGACATATCTTAAACATCTTCAAATCATAAGATTATATTAATCAGTTTTCATGACTCAGTAACATGTGTCAATCAGGAGACATGAATTACTTGGTACTGCTACAAGTCAAAGTGTTTTTTAACCAGAAAGAAGCAGTAAATTGTTGACTCAGTTTCATTTTTTGTGAATCATGAGTTACTTGGCAAGTTTATTaacttcatattttttatttttcatttacacCAAATCACCAACAGTGTTCATAAACATTAGTTCTTGCATTGTAAACACTTGCTTCTGTCATTTTTTGAGTTTGCTAACTAAACCAGAAGACTAGCCCGTGTTTGAATTGTAATCAGATCAAAATGTATTATCCTTTTCTTGCATTAATTGTTTGTTCAACTAACCCACACATTTTATCAGTTTCCAAAAAAATAATCCACACATTTTATCAAGTTATTCAAGTAAACTATGCTAGATGAAAGAAAATGCAGTCGGACACATATTCAATGTTTTAACACCAATGTGGTTGACTCAAGTGGTAAGATATGAACAATGGCGGATCTACCACCAGGCTTGGTAGGTCCAATGCCCTGActcaatgaaaaaaaataaaaatttctttGGACTAGGTAAGTTTTTgggcccaaaaaaaaaaaagagaaagggcAAAATTTACAAGGTAAGGCAAAATTTAGGAACTTAATCATAAATTTGCTTCAGCTTCCCAAAATTTCTGGTTCCGCCACTGGATATGAATATTTTTGGCACAAACATATTATCCCGGTAGATAGTACTTATGTTAgacagaaaaaaaataaaaactaattcctttaattttatgatagattttattttaattttacacTTTTACTAGAGTCTTACCCAAAACTTTGGTAAGCTTTCATTAAATCCGTTGAAATATTAACAAAAGTTGTCAATTTGACATTCTATGAATATCATATACATGTGACATCAATAGTTTAAAAAAATAGTGCTTAAACTAATTTAAGAAGCTATAGAAAGATTTAGCACCAGAAtgaaataattataaataaaatgaattaaagcCGAAATATTTGACTTATTTCACGTAAAACACTTCCCACCAATGGGGAAAATTTTACAATGCTCAAATATTACTCTTTGTCTCTTTCCATTCAAATATTGACACAAGTTTcataattttcttaatttaaaataaaagattaaATATTTGATAAAATGAGTGTTGAGTCAGTCCTACATAAGTAccaaaaaatatgaataatgcgaacaaaaaaaaaataccaaaagGGGGGGAAAATGGTATTTACAGGAATGGTGTGAATCTTAACAGCTTGGAGCTTGCGTGGCAAGGAGGCTGAATCCGCTCCATGCGACACGGATCCCAAAGTGAATTCGCCTCACATGACACGGATCCAACACATTCAGACAGCTTCACTTTCGCTGAGATTCCTTCCCTTCCCAAGGGAGAATCTGTCAGCCTTGTCCTTACCTGAATCCGCCTCAATGGTCCCGGATTTATGGTTAGCTGACTTGATGGGATGCAGCGACAGGACGTTGATTGGTCTGTCAGGAATCCGTTTGAACCGAGGCGCATTGGCTGCAGGGAATACGCGCCTTCCCAGGCGCAAACAATGAGGCATTGACTGACAAGGGTTCCGTTTTGACTGGGGCGGTTTCTGTGTCATATTTTATGGCGGTTTGAAACCCCTATAAAACAGACCCTCAACATCAGTTTTTTCTTCCAACTCTTCTCAATATCTCACACTCGAAATTTCCACTCTTCCACTCATCTTTTCACTCTTCTTATACTTATCAATGGCAGATGAATTGGTGATCAATCCTGGTCCTCATAATACTGATTTGTTGTATCTTACTGTCAAACAAACCCACATTTCTGACCAAGTTTGGAACGAAAAACCTGATAGAATTCTCAAAGTCCGGCGTGCACGTGATTCACGGTATACGGCGCAGAGACTCATATCCGGCGTTCCCGAGCCAATCAGAGGTCACCTTGAAGCAGCAGGTTTTTACCATTGCGCGCTAGTCTCAGATGTTTATCCAGACCTTACCTTAATATCAGCGTTTATAGAAAGGTGGAGACCTGAGACTCACACTTTTCATCTGTCGTTCGGAGAATGCAGCATAACTCTTCAAGATGTTGCAGTACAGTTGGGCTTGAAAATTGATGGTCACGCTGTCACCGGTCCCACCGCTCGTGATTGGCCCGACGTTGTCCAGGAGTATTTGGGAAAGACTCCCCCGGCGAAGGCTTTTAAAGGCGGTGTGTTACATATGAAGTGGATAAATGAGAATTTCCATAATGTGGGAGACTTTGTTAACGACCCCCAACAGTTGGCGTGTTTTGCACGGGCATATATCATGCGCATGATTGGAGGTTTCCTCTTACCTGACCATAGCGGCTCGCATGTTCCTCTGAGATATCTTCCTCTTTTAGGGAATTTCAAGGAGGCTGGAAATTATAGTTGGGGTTCTGCGGTACTTGCCAATCTATATAAGGAAATGTGTCTGGCAACAAAACTGTCCCGCGTGGAGATCGGTGGTTATGTATAACTTATCCAGTTCTGGGTCTGGACGAGGTTTCCTAATATTGGCCCCGTCAAAGAACTTAACAAAATCGTTGAAGGTCGTGCTCTTGGAGCCAGGTATGCAACCAATTCTTGTTTCAAACTTGAATACTTGATCAATTTACAGGTTACCTAACATATACCAACCAATCGTTATTTCAAACTTGAATACTTGATAAATGATATAGGTGGATCAGTGATGCTGAATGGATCAAGTATCAGTTACCTTGGTGGAGGCACAAACTGGACACAATTAAAACAGAAGAAGTGAGTACATTTTATTTAAGATATAGCATATTATATTAGTCAAAGTGTAAATTTCTTCTTATTTTCGGTGTTATTGTGTATACAGTTCGAATGGATGCCTTATTCACCTAGTGTTATGCAAAAGCTACCTCCAATATGTCAGGACAATATGCATTTATGGAGATGTTTAGCACCCATGATATCCTTTTTTATTGTTGAATGGCATCAACCTGATCGGGTGATGCAGCAATTTGGATTTGAGCAACATGTTCCTAAAAAACCTCTCCGAGTTCCTGGTGTGCATGACATGTCAATGGCAGGGAAACATGATTGGGATTGGGTCACGTTGCATGCACCTTTTCTTTCAGCTTGGAACAACTGACATCGCCAATTGGCTCAAGGTCCTACATTAACGAGGCTTGCACAAGGCAGTGACTTGTACATAAGGTGGTATTCACAACATTCTCGACGTTGGCTTACACGCAAAGGAGCAGCATTAGGACAATTGGTAATGTTATGGTTaccttttgaattttttaatataatttatactTAATTCTTACCGAAATagattatttttttacaattgtaGGCTGCGAATCTGCATCACATCTGGTATGGGCTGCCTCTTATTGGACAAGGGAGGTACACAGTTGAAAATCTTCAGAAGCAAACCATGCATTGCCTTGCCTTATGCCAAGAGATGGGGCGGATCACCATTCCCTCATTTGAGGTGCCTCTAATGGAGTCTGTTCAGATCCCGAAGGGATCATTCGCATTTCAACAATATTACCGACCTGAGCAGGTTCCAGAGTCCCAACCTTACCACGGTTCGGCTCCACAAGTGCAACAAGATGACACGTGGTTCACACCAGAGGGTCAATCGATACCCTCATCATGGAGGACCCCACCGAGCCCCCGACGCGGGTGGGGGGCCTTACAAGATTTGCTAGGAGGTTCACCAGACTTGCAACATGCCCATCCGCCAGATTCTGAGATTCGTGCTACACAAGCAGCCTTTGACATCGATCTTAATCAGGCATCCCTCACAGGCTACCATGCGTCGGGCTATGACCCTTCCATCAACCCATACCGACGTTGATGTgtctatgtttttttattttcaatgcaGCTCCTTGTAATTGTTCGTTGTTTGAAGGTTGTATGTCATGATCATGCAGTTATATTGTTTCAAATTATTATAATGTGTTCAAGATGTGATCACCATTTAAATCGAGAATTAAAAATGATGCTTCATTTCTTACACAAGTTTATTATACATCATTAAGCATACACTCAAAGACTCAAAGATAagacatcaacaacaacatggTAAAACAGATTATCGCTGGAGAGAATTATTTCTCCGACTCGGTTGAGGCTCCCTTAGGTCCATCTCATTTCTGATGCGAGTTGACCTTGGACGACCTCTAGCACGCACCATGGCGGGGTCTGGAACTAGTCGAGGGCCATCATCTGCTGGCGGAATGTTCAATTCATTGCCAAGGGCCCACCACTCAGCCTTTTACGCATCTCGTACAGTCTCTAGCTTATACACAGGGtccacaaaatcataataaTTAATAGACTGTCGAGCGCATGCCGCGATCACGTGGTCACATGGATACTTGAATGCTTGGAAACGTCCACACTCGCATGTTCCCAGATCGAGTCGAACACTCCACCTGTAACCATTACGATGCGTGCGCTGGTTGAATCCTTCCTCGACTTCAAACCTAGTTCGTTCCACGTTATACGTGCGCACAATGTGAGCACATGCCTTTTCATGATTTTTGGCTAACGCGACCATGACCTTGTTGCAGTAAACCTGTCGGGCCGCCAATTGATCTCTTGCAGCAATGCCTCTTTGAACAAAGTAATCTACGAGACGGGCATATGTGCATTTGACAAGTGCGGTGATCGGCATGTTCCTAGCGCCCTTGAACACTTTATTAACAGACTCTGCAAGGTTGGTTGTCATGTGGCCGAATCTACGACCATCAATGTCACATGCGAGGCTCCATTTCTCCCTACTGATTCCTTCAATCCATGCCTGGATAGCAGGGCTAGTCTGTCAAAACCTGGCCAATCGTTGCTGAAAAAGGTACGCACATGGCTCGTAACCTGCACAATTGAGCAATGTAAGCCACTTTATCTATTGAAAGGAACTTAagtaattgaattgaaaaaTATACCCATCATAACCAGCTCGTGTTTAAGCTTTGCATTCTTAAACTTATGGTTGAAGTTGCTAGCAATGTGACGGATGCAATACACATGATGCGCATTTGGAGGTTGCCACCCGTTTCTCGCATTTGTCACAGCGGCTTTGATGCCTGCATGTCTGTCTGATATCAGACATATACCTTGTTTCTGAGTAATATGTTGCCTTATCAGACGCAAAAACCAAGACCATGAACTCAAACTttcaccctccaccactgcaAAAGCTATTGGCAAAATATTGGAGTTTCCGTCTTGTGTGGTGGCAATCAGCAATGTTCCTTTATACCTTCCATACAAAAAAGTGTCATCTATCTGGATCATCGGCTTACAATAGTTGAAAGCTTCACAACACTGTTTGAAAGTCCAGAACACCCGACGGAATTTGCGAAGACTACCATCAACAAGACCATCCGCACCGACATAATCATCTGTGTAAATGTAGTAGTGGGATCCTGAGGAAAATGAACTCATAT is a window of Lotus japonicus ecotype B-129 chromosome 5, LjGifu_v1.2 DNA encoding:
- the LOC130721071 gene encoding F-box/kelch-repeat protein At5g43190 encodes the protein MMNTTTTTTTTRKWNNNNTLMMMKMDPKIWSKLPPEILEYILSFLPLKTLLNLRSTCKGFWSLVFSPSFTSKYSSSSSPFSSFLLLSHPQFHRHYPLYDCTLGTWRNISLSLSDSSPSSFTNVVSSGGLFCLSDSMSCSLLIFNLLAKTSRKIQYPSYSLHLEHLTFVTTPSGYIIFSLFSASATNRAFVYDSEVRSWRRFNGFGPILGDKLHQQGVFFNRGLYFATPEPFSIVRFDLESGVWERPVGELPGQLTFARLVSDGEGKLYLIGGVGNNGISRSIKLWELGEAGDWVEVQSLPELMCRKFVSVCYHKYEHVYCFWHEGMICICCYTWPEILYYLVSRRTWHWLPRCPSLPLKCSCGFKWFSFVPKLYASV
- the LOC130718966 gene encoding uncharacterized protein LOC130718966, which encodes MEIHEDEPDNVHLGPTVNLDDDDDVHHHLVDNPDIIYSEPEGSEDENTFQAADGDSSDSDHSDQEGGQQAAPDPPVNSQVHGMVAGQPSIPIAAIQERISGELNYQVSYMKAWLVKQRALAQVFGNWENSYNELPRWLGYMSSFSSGSHYYIYTDDYVGADGLVDGSLRKFRRVFWTFKQCCEAFNYCKPMIQIDDTFLYGRYKGTLLIATTQDGNSNILPIAFAVVEGESLSSWSWFLRLIRQHITQKQGICLISDRHAGIKAAVTNARNGWQPPNAHHVYCIRHIASNFNHKFKNAKLKHELTSPAIQAWIEGISREKWSLACDIDGRRFGHMTTNLAESVNKVFKGARNMPITALVKCTYARLVDYFVQRGIAARDQLAARQVYCNKVMVALAKNHEKACAHIVRTYNVERTRFEVEEGFNQRTHRNGYRWSVRLDLGTCECGRFQAFKYPCDHVIAACARQSINYYDFVDPVYKLETVRDA